A genomic region of Roseateles amylovorans contains the following coding sequences:
- the tssA gene encoding type VI secretion system protein TssA, which translates to MADLDLDALLVSLQDDAPCGPDLEYDAAFLALQTAGEGKPEQQYGDTVIPAEEPDWIKVQEQALALAQRTRDLRIAVYLVRSAARLQGYGAALQALRLTQGLLEQHWAHVHPQLDASDGNDPTMRLNALLPLVSNAGALADLRAASLTGQRGGPRVRDIELAFGGADPMDGESVPSPQGLLDGLSAQAAQDPSLVDRLSAGVAAAQALGAAIEQHLGPGQGPDIAPLVRLLKPLAAVAAQLGGGAAQAATDGGADGVGAADVVATPGRVVAGGSGVIASREDAMRALQRVCEWIEHNEPSNPAPLLIRRAQRLMSKNFMDIIRDLVPDGLHEIEKLAGSPE; encoded by the coding sequence ATGGCTGACCTTGATCTCGACGCGCTGCTGGTTTCCCTCCAGGACGATGCCCCTTGCGGCCCGGACCTGGAGTACGACGCTGCCTTCCTGGCGCTTCAGACCGCCGGTGAGGGCAAACCCGAACAGCAGTACGGCGACACAGTCATCCCCGCCGAAGAGCCCGACTGGATCAAGGTCCAGGAACAAGCCCTGGCCCTGGCCCAGCGCACGCGCGACCTGCGCATCGCGGTCTACCTGGTCCGCAGCGCCGCCCGGCTTCAGGGCTACGGGGCTGCCTTGCAGGCCCTGCGACTGACCCAGGGGCTGCTGGAGCAGCATTGGGCCCATGTCCATCCGCAGCTCGATGCCAGCGATGGCAACGATCCCACCATGCGTCTGAATGCGCTGCTGCCGTTGGTCAGCAACGCGGGCGCCCTGGCCGACCTGCGTGCCGCCAGCCTGACCGGCCAGCGCGGCGGTCCCCGGGTGCGCGACATCGAACTCGCCTTCGGTGGCGCCGATCCGATGGACGGTGAATCCGTGCCGTCTCCCCAAGGCCTGCTGGACGGCCTGTCCGCCCAGGCCGCGCAGGATCCCTCGCTGGTGGATCGCCTGTCCGCCGGCGTGGCCGCGGCGCAGGCGCTGGGCGCGGCCATTGAACAACACCTCGGCCCTGGACAAGGGCCGGACATCGCGCCGCTGGTGCGCCTGCTCAAGCCGCTGGCTGCGGTGGCGGCTCAACTGGGTGGCGGTGCCGCCCAGGCCGCGACCGACGGTGGCGCGGACGGCGTTGGCGCTGCCGATGTCGTGGCCACGCCGGGACGCGTCGTGGCCGGCGGCAGTGGCGTCATTGCCAGCCGCGAGGATGCGATGCGGGCGCTGCAGCGCGTCTGCGAATGGATCGAACACAACGAGCCCAGCAATCCGGCGCCGCTGCTGATCCGCCGCGCACAGCGCCTGATGAGCAAGAACTTCATGGACATCATTCGAGATCTCGTGCCGGACGGCCTGCATGAGATCGAGAAGCTGGCCGGCAGTCCCGAATGA
- the tssB gene encoding type VI secretion system contractile sheath small subunit: MATSSQKFIARNRAPRVQIEYDVELYGAEKKVQLPFVMGVLSDLSGKPSEPLPPVSDRKFLDFDVDNFDARMKAMKPRVAFAVPNTLTGEGNLMVDVTFESMDDFSPAAVARKVDGLKQLLEARQQLANLITYMDGKAGAEQLIAKVVKDEALLKSLASAPQKPDAQ, encoded by the coding sequence ATGGCCACCAGCAGCCAGAAGTTCATTGCCAGGAACCGCGCCCCGCGCGTTCAGATCGAATACGACGTGGAGCTGTATGGCGCCGAGAAGAAGGTGCAATTGCCCTTCGTCATGGGCGTGCTGTCGGACCTGTCCGGCAAGCCGTCCGAGCCGCTGCCGCCGGTGTCGGACCGCAAGTTCCTCGATTTCGACGTGGACAACTTTGACGCCCGCATGAAGGCGATGAAGCCCCGCGTCGCCTTTGCCGTGCCCAACACGCTGACCGGCGAGGGCAACCTGATGGTGGACGTCACCTTCGAGAGCATGGACGACTTCTCGCCCGCCGCCGTGGCGCGCAAGGTCGACGGCCTGAAGCAACTGCTGGAAGCGCGTCAGCAACTGGCCAACCTGATCACCTACATGGATGGCAAGGCCGGCGCCGAGCAACTGATCGCCAAGGTCGTCAAGGACGAGGCGCTGCTGAAGTCCCTGGCTTCCGCACCGCAAAAGCCTGACGCGCAATAA
- the tssC gene encoding type VI secretion system contractile sheath large subunit: MAEETLAQSAASLKGIEYEGGEFAQLLNKEFKPKTDEAKSAVEQAVLTLAQQALSQTQLIGSDIIVSIEAMIAELDKKLSDQVNAILHHAEFQQLESAWRGLHYLVNNTETDEQLKIRVMSISKNDLGKTLKRYKGAAWDQSPLFKRVYEEEYGQFGGEPFGCLVGDYYFDHSPPDVELLGEMAKVSAAAHSPFIAAVNPSLMQMGSWQELANPRDLTKIFGTPEYAAWKSLRESDDARYIGLAMPRFLARLPYGAKTNPVEEFNFEEETGGGNHNAYTWANSAYAMAANINRSFKSYGWCTRIRGVESGGAVENLPAHTFPTDEGGVAMKCPTEIAISDRREAELARNGFMPLVHRKNSDFAAFIGAQSLQRPAEYDDPDATANANLAARLPYLFACTRFAHYLKCIVRDKVGSFKERSEMERWLNKWIMNYVDGDPANSSETTKSQKPLAAAEVLVEEIPGNPGYYTSKFFLRPHYQLEGLTVSLRLVSKLPSEKGK; encoded by the coding sequence ATGGCCGAAGAGACCCTCGCCCAATCAGCCGCCTCACTCAAAGGCATCGAGTACGAAGGCGGCGAGTTCGCGCAGCTGCTGAACAAGGAATTCAAGCCCAAGACGGATGAGGCCAAGTCCGCCGTCGAACAGGCGGTGCTGACGCTGGCGCAGCAAGCGCTGTCGCAGACGCAACTCATCGGCAGCGACATCATTGTCTCGATCGAGGCGATGATCGCCGAGCTCGACAAGAAGCTGTCCGACCAGGTCAATGCCATCCTGCACCATGCCGAGTTCCAGCAACTGGAAAGCGCCTGGCGCGGCCTGCACTATCTGGTCAACAACACCGAGACCGACGAGCAGCTCAAGATCCGCGTGATGAGCATCTCGAAGAACGACCTCGGCAAGACGCTCAAGCGCTACAAGGGCGCGGCCTGGGATCAGAGCCCGCTGTTCAAGCGGGTCTATGAAGAGGAATACGGCCAGTTCGGCGGTGAGCCCTTCGGCTGCCTGGTCGGCGACTACTACTTCGACCACAGCCCGCCGGATGTCGAGCTGCTGGGCGAAATGGCCAAGGTGTCCGCGGCCGCGCATTCGCCCTTCATCGCAGCGGTCAATCCGTCACTGATGCAGATGGGCTCGTGGCAGGAGCTGGCCAATCCGCGTGACCTGACCAAGATCTTCGGTACGCCGGAATACGCCGCCTGGAAGTCGCTGCGCGAATCCGACGATGCGCGCTACATCGGCCTGGCCATGCCGCGTTTCCTGGCGCGCCTGCCCTATGGCGCGAAGACGAATCCGGTCGAGGAGTTCAACTTCGAGGAAGAGACCGGCGGCGGCAACCACAACGCCTACACCTGGGCCAATTCGGCCTATGCGATGGCGGCCAACATCAACCGGTCCTTCAAGAGCTACGGCTGGTGCACCCGCATCCGCGGCGTGGAATCGGGCGGCGCGGTCGAGAACCTGCCGGCCCACACCTTCCCGACCGACGAGGGCGGCGTGGCCATGAAGTGCCCGACCGAGATCGCGATCAGCGACCGCCGCGAGGCCGAGCTGGCGCGCAACGGCTTCATGCCGCTGGTCCACCGCAAGAACTCCGACTTCGCCGCCTTCATCGGCGCCCAGTCGCTGCAGCGCCCCGCCGAGTACGACGATCCGGACGCCACCGCCAATGCCAATCTGGCGGCGCGGCTGCCCTACCTGTTTGCGTGCACCCGTTTCGCTCACTACCTGAAGTGCATCGTGCGCGACAAGGTCGGCTCCTTCAAGGAGCGCAGCGAGATGGAGCGCTGGCTCAACAAGTGGATCATGAACTACGTCGACGGCGATCCGGCGAATTCGTCCGAGACCACCAAGTCACAGAAGCCGCTGGCCGCGGCCGAAGTGCTGGTCGAGGAGATCCCCGGCAACCCCGGCTACTACACCTCGAAATTCTTCCTGCGTCCGCATTACCAGCTCGAAGGCCTGACCGTGTCGCTGCGACTGGTCTCCAAGCTGCCGTCGGAAAAGGGCAAGTGA
- a CDS encoding Hcp family type VI secretion system effector: MTIDANLKLAGVEGESTHKDHKGEIDLLAWSWDVRQESTAASGSGSGKGKGIPGQLVFAHYYDKASPVLAKFCANGKHFDTAVITCRKAGEGQQDFLKVTLKQVLVTSVSPSASSGGDISESVSLSYADIEFEYKAQDPKGGLGGAVKFGWNVATTETR, translated from the coding sequence ATGACGATCGACGCCAATCTGAAGCTCGCCGGTGTTGAAGGCGAATCCACCCACAAGGACCACAAGGGCGAGATCGATCTGCTCGCCTGGTCCTGGGACGTGCGCCAGGAAAGCACGGCTGCCTCGGGCTCCGGCTCGGGCAAGGGCAAGGGCATTCCCGGCCAACTGGTGTTCGCGCACTACTACGACAAGGCCTCCCCGGTCCTGGCGAAGTTCTGCGCCAACGGCAAGCACTTCGACACCGCCGTCATCACCTGCCGCAAGGCCGGTGAAGGCCAGCAGGACTTCCTGAAGGTCACGCTCAAGCAAGTGCTGGTGACCTCGGTGTCCCCGTCCGCCAGCAGCGGCGGCGACATCTCGGAAAGCGTCTCGCTGAGCTACGCCGACATCGAGTTCGAATACAAGGCCCAGGACCCCAAGGGCGGCCTGGGCGGTGCGGTGAAGTTCGGCTGGAACGTCGCCACCACCGAAACCCGTTGA
- a CDS encoding Hcp family type VI secretion system effector, translating into MLMNTGGAASADMYLDLTLKRAGKVKGESTSTGHANDIVVHGFSWGVGAAGDAVVGQGTGRRSYRQLVITKGLDSASTALMSAVASNDEVRSAKLCLRKAGGEQQDYFTLTLEKARVAAYDIESADDGSPVERITLSFQKVAIEYRVQGMTGQVGGTHSFNDDLT; encoded by the coding sequence ATGCTGATGAATACCGGCGGCGCCGCCAGCGCCGACATGTACCTGGACCTCACCCTCAAGCGGGCCGGCAAGGTCAAGGGCGAGTCCACCTCCACCGGCCATGCCAACGACATCGTCGTGCACGGCTTCAGCTGGGGCGTGGGTGCGGCGGGCGATGCGGTCGTCGGTCAAGGCACCGGACGTCGCAGCTATCGCCAGTTGGTCATTACCAAGGGGCTGGACAGTGCCAGCACCGCGCTGATGAGCGCCGTGGCCAGCAATGACGAAGTCCGCAGCGCCAAGCTGTGCCTGCGCAAGGCCGGCGGCGAGCAGCAGGACTACTTCACCCTGACGCTGGAAAAGGCCCGTGTGGCCGCTTATGACATCGAATCCGCGGACGACGGCTCACCCGTCGAACGCATCACCTTGAGCTTCCAGAAGGTCGCCATCGAATACCGTGTGCAGGGCATGACCGGCCAGGTCGGCGGCACCCACAGCTTCAACGACGACCTGACCTGA
- a CDS encoding type VI secretion system accessory protein TagJ encodes MSAVEQLIAAGQPTAALAELQQLVRQRPQDAKLRVLLFQLLAVSGQWPRAAAQLEVCGELDDSTLAMVNTYREALKCELVREAVFEGKTTPMVMGEPAEWVVSLIQSLKMDADGDTAAAATLRAQALAQAPATPGTLDGQPFEWLCDGDSRLGPLLEAVINGRYCWVPYAALAKIQIEPPEDLRDLVWIPAHLEFPNGGASVALIPTRYPRSAALGDERAWMARLTEWQPITDDHFAGVGQRVLMTDHGEAGLLDVRLIELRN; translated from the coding sequence ATGAGCGCCGTCGAGCAACTGATCGCTGCCGGGCAGCCCACGGCCGCGCTGGCCGAGCTGCAGCAGCTGGTGCGCCAGCGTCCGCAGGACGCCAAGCTGCGCGTGCTGCTGTTCCAGCTGCTGGCCGTGTCCGGCCAATGGCCGCGCGCCGCAGCGCAGCTGGAAGTCTGCGGTGAGCTGGACGACAGCACCCTGGCCATGGTCAACACCTACCGCGAGGCGCTCAAGTGCGAGCTGGTCCGCGAGGCGGTGTTCGAGGGCAAGACCACGCCGATGGTGATGGGCGAGCCCGCCGAATGGGTGGTCTCGCTGATCCAGTCGCTGAAGATGGATGCCGACGGCGACACCGCCGCCGCGGCCACGCTGCGCGCGCAGGCCCTGGCGCAGGCGCCCGCCACGCCGGGCACGCTGGACGGACAGCCCTTCGAATGGCTGTGCGACGGCGATTCCCGCCTCGGCCCCTTGCTGGAGGCGGTCATCAACGGACGCTATTGCTGGGTGCCGTATGCGGCGCTCGCAAAGATCCAGATCGAGCCGCCGGAGGATCTGCGCGACCTGGTCTGGATCCCGGCACACCTTGAATTCCCCAACGGTGGAGCCTCGGTCGCCTTGATTCCGACGCGTTATCCGCGCAGCGCCGCACTCGGCGATGAGCGCGCCTGGATGGCGCGGCTGACCGAGTGGCAACCCATCACCGATGACCATTTCGCCGGCGTCGGCCAGCGCGTGCTGATGACCGACCACGGTGAGGCAGGATTGCTGGATGTCCGTCTCATCGAATTGAGGAATTGA
- the tssE gene encoding type VI secretion system baseplate subunit TssE, giving the protein MNTITRDRLQPALLDRLTDDDPYRREEAEERRMMTKSQLRQAVLRDLGWLFNAVQPLGRLMEQHPQVGDSVLNFGLPALSGQLASKVDVSLLEKTIRQAILRFEPRILPESLEVRALEASSVLDTHNVIEFDIRGHLWAQPVPLEILLRTQMDLEAGQVEVREA; this is encoded by the coding sequence GTGAACACGATCACCCGCGATCGCCTGCAACCGGCCCTGCTGGACCGGCTGACCGATGACGACCCCTACCGCCGCGAAGAGGCGGAAGAGCGTCGGATGATGACCAAGTCGCAGCTGCGCCAGGCGGTGCTGCGCGACCTGGGCTGGCTGTTCAATGCGGTGCAGCCGCTCGGCCGCCTGATGGAGCAGCATCCGCAGGTGGGTGACAGTGTGCTGAACTTCGGCCTGCCGGCGCTGTCGGGGCAATTGGCATCGAAGGTGGACGTCAGCCTGCTGGAGAAGACGATTCGCCAGGCCATCCTGCGCTTCGAGCCGCGCATCCTGCCGGAGTCGCTGGAGGTGCGCGCGCTGGAAGCCAGCAGCGTGCTGGACACCCACAACGTGATCGAGTTCGATATCCGCGGTCACCTCTGGGCCCAGCCGGTGCCGCTGGAGATCCTGCTGCGCACGCAGATGGATCTCGAAGCCGGCCAGGTCGAGGTGCGGGAGGCCTGA
- the tssF gene encoding type VI secretion system baseplate subunit TssF — protein MDPRLLRLYSDELTHLREVGAEFAREFPKIAARLGMEDNEVADPYVERLMEGFAFLAARVQLKLDAEHPRLISHLLESIYPNFLAPVPSMMVARFAVDTTDPNLSKGYPVPRDSVLQSGLARGQDTRCEFRTAHAVTLWPIELVSAQYFTHAPDLPMARLYEAAGQRGGLRLRLRTGGGLTFRQLRLDRLPLYLSAPDDVAFRLHELVLGHAMGSLVYGEGIDATTVSAQWRAATSVQPVGFGSDEALLPEAHRSFSGCRLLQEAAAMPRRFLFFEITDLADRLARIDAQEVDLVLFFDRGDAALEALVDVNSLALHCTPAINLFPKRLDRIQLGPGSWEYHVVPDRTRPMDFEVHSLQSVIGYGAGQIGQQSFWPLYATYHEAPSDTPGFYTARREPRLMSSRQKDQGPRTAYIGDEVFLSLVDPRQAPYREDIRQLSVSALVTNRDLPMLLPHNGSGGAGAWRLDAAGPVLRVDSMHGPTRPVSRQPAGDPGWSLVGLLTLNQLPWADEAPAQAAATLRRLLLLYGPPGDAAWQRQVDGVRTVVAKSVVRRLPFGGPLTFGTGSEIDLELDELAFQGHSAFLFASVLERYFARHAAINTFTQLSLRTTQRGPIKRWPPRVGGQDDVTTERQP, from the coding sequence ATGGACCCGCGCCTGCTGCGTCTCTACAGCGATGAACTGACCCACCTGCGCGAGGTGGGGGCCGAGTTCGCGCGCGAATTCCCCAAGATCGCTGCCCGGTTGGGCATGGAAGACAACGAGGTCGCGGACCCGTATGTCGAGCGCCTGATGGAGGGCTTCGCCTTCCTCGCCGCCCGCGTCCAACTGAAGCTGGATGCCGAGCATCCGCGGCTGATCTCGCACCTGCTCGAATCGATCTATCCGAATTTCCTCGCGCCGGTGCCGTCGATGATGGTGGCCCGCTTTGCGGTGGACACCACCGATCCGAATCTCTCCAAGGGCTATCCGGTGCCGCGCGACAGCGTGCTGCAGTCCGGTCTGGCGCGCGGCCAGGACACCCGCTGCGAATTCCGCACCGCCCATGCGGTCACGCTCTGGCCGATCGAGCTGGTCAGCGCCCAGTACTTCACCCATGCGCCCGATCTGCCGATGGCTCGGCTGTACGAGGCCGCCGGCCAGCGTGGCGGCCTGCGGCTGCGGCTGCGCACTGGCGGCGGTCTGACCTTCCGTCAGCTGCGGCTGGATCGGTTGCCGCTCTACCTCAGCGCGCCGGACGATGTCGCCTTCCGCCTGCACGAGCTGGTGCTGGGCCACGCCATGGGCAGCCTGGTGTACGGGGAGGGCATCGATGCCACCACCGTGTCGGCCCAGTGGCGTGCCGCGACCAGCGTGCAGCCGGTCGGTTTCGGCTCGGACGAGGCGCTGCTGCCCGAAGCCCACCGGTCGTTCTCCGGATGCCGGCTGCTGCAGGAAGCCGCCGCCATGCCGCGCCGCTTCCTGTTCTTCGAGATCACCGACCTGGCCGACCGGCTCGCCCGCATCGATGCCCAGGAGGTCGACCTGGTGCTGTTCTTCGACCGCGGCGATGCGGCGCTGGAAGCCCTGGTCGATGTGAACAGCCTGGCGCTGCACTGCACCCCGGCCATCAACCTGTTCCCGAAGCGGCTGGATCGCATCCAGCTCGGCCCGGGCAGCTGGGAATATCACGTGGTGCCGGACCGCACCCGGCCGATGGACTTCGAAGTCCACAGCCTGCAGTCGGTGATCGGCTACGGGGCCGGCCAGATCGGACAACAGAGCTTCTGGCCGCTCTATGCCACCTATCACGAGGCCCCGTCCGACACGCCCGGCTTCTACACCGCGCGGCGCGAACCGCGGCTGATGTCCTCGCGCCAGAAGGACCAGGGTCCGCGCACCGCCTATATCGGCGACGAGGTGTTCCTCTCGTTGGTTGATCCGCGACAGGCGCCGTATCGCGAAGACATCCGGCAGCTGTCGGTGTCGGCGTTGGTCACCAACCGCGACCTGCCGATGCTGCTGCCCCACAACGGCAGCGGCGGCGCCGGGGCCTGGCGACTGGATGCGGCGGGCCCGGTGCTGCGGGTCGATTCGATGCATGGCCCGACGCGTCCGGTCAGTCGCCAGCCGGCGGGTGATCCGGGCTGGAGCCTGGTCGGCCTGCTGACCCTCAACCAGTTGCCCTGGGCCGATGAAGCCCCCGCGCAGGCCGCAGCCACGCTGCGCCGCCTGCTGCTGCTCTATGGGCCGCCGGGTGATGCGGCCTGGCAGCGGCAGGTCGACGGGGTGCGCACCGTGGTGGCGAAATCGGTCGTGCGTCGTCTGCCGTTTGGTGGACCGCTGACCTTCGGCACCGGCTCGGAGATCGATCTGGAACTGGACGAACTGGCCTTCCAGGGGCACAGCGCCTTCCTGTTCGCCAGCGTGCTGGAGCGCTACTTCGCTCGGCATGCGGCGATCAACACCTTCACCCAGCTGAGCCTGCGCACCACCCAGCGCGGGCCGATCAAGCGGTGGCCGCCGCGCGTCGGGGGGCAGGACGATGTGACCACGGAGCGCCAGCCGTGA
- the tssG gene encoding type VI secretion system baseplate subunit TssG, translated as MSASGAASGPGPMPPSAAATAVAPGGAGKAPGGAVGAAAASASTAAFVAASMAGTKAAQAAALQDLFARVEAAPWAHDFFALLRRVEGLTPDAPRLGRGARPSQEAIRLGEEPELDFAPAALASLTTGKGPAPRLGVRFFGLLGPQGPMPLHLTEYARERLHQRGDPTLTRFLDVFHHRLLLFFYRAWAQSQPAVQHDRPESDRYAAWLGAAVGLDGRLRPQDSLPQTARLFNAGLMGGQARHPEGLAKILSQHFGVPVRIEQHVPHWLPVEDSERTRLGHARNRRERIGATPAALGRNTSIGNKAWDRQFRFRVVLGPLSREKYEQFLPDGSAWRPLNDWIRQYVGHGLWWEIRPLLRREAVPAAALGRHVRLGYTSWAGRTGHGPQRYDRGDLRLRPDHLPRTTPAAAPQAGGAGGAQPRPSQGARP; from the coding sequence GTGAGCGCGAGCGGGGCCGCTTCCGGACCGGGGCCGATGCCGCCGTCCGCAGCGGCAACGGCCGTGGCGCCCGGCGGCGCAGGCAAGGCGCCCGGTGGAGCCGTGGGCGCGGCGGCTGCGTCTGCCTCTACCGCCGCTTTTGTGGCTGCGTCGATGGCCGGCACCAAGGCGGCGCAGGCGGCTGCGCTGCAGGACCTGTTCGCCCGGGTGGAGGCCGCGCCCTGGGCGCATGACTTCTTTGCGTTGCTGCGCCGCGTGGAGGGCTTGACCCCGGACGCACCGCGCCTGGGCCGCGGCGCCCGGCCGTCGCAGGAGGCCATCCGCTTGGGCGAGGAGCCTGAGCTGGACTTCGCGCCGGCCGCGCTGGCCAGTCTCACCACCGGCAAGGGACCGGCGCCCCGTCTGGGCGTGCGTTTCTTCGGGCTGCTGGGGCCGCAGGGGCCGATGCCGCTGCATCTGACCGAATATGCGCGGGAGCGATTGCATCAGCGCGGCGATCCGACGCTGACCCGATTCCTTGACGTCTTCCATCACCGGCTGCTGCTGTTCTTCTATCGCGCCTGGGCGCAGTCCCAGCCCGCGGTGCAGCATGACCGGCCGGAGAGCGACCGTTATGCGGCCTGGCTGGGCGCGGCGGTCGGCCTGGATGGGCGGCTTCGTCCGCAGGACTCGCTGCCGCAGACGGCGCGGCTGTTCAATGCCGGCCTGATGGGCGGGCAGGCTCGCCACCCGGAAGGCCTGGCCAAGATCCTGTCCCAGCACTTCGGTGTGCCGGTGCGCATCGAGCAGCATGTGCCGCACTGGTTGCCGGTGGAAGACAGCGAGCGCACCCGGCTCGGCCATGCGCGCAACCGGCGCGAGCGCATCGGCGCCACGCCGGCGGCCTTGGGCCGCAACACCAGCATCGGCAACAAGGCCTGGGACCGGCAGTTCCGGTTCCGCGTCGTGCTGGGGCCGCTGTCGCGCGAGAAGTACGAGCAATTCCTGCCGGATGGCTCCGCCTGGCGGCCGCTCAACGACTGGATCCGCCAGTACGTGGGCCACGGCCTGTGGTGGGAGATCCGCCCGCTGCTGCGGCGCGAGGCCGTGCCGGCCGCCGCCCTGGGTCGCCATGTGCGACTGGGCTACACCTCTTGGGCCGGTCGCACCGGACACGGCCCGCAACGATACGACCGGGGCGACCTGCGCCTGCGGCCGGACCATCTGCCCAGGACGACGCCCGCCGCCGCTCCCCAGGCAGGCGGTGCCGGCGGCGCGCAGCCACGCCCCTCACAGGGAGCAAGACCATGA